In the genome of Chryseobacterium oryzae, one region contains:
- a CDS encoding DUF4268 domain-containing protein translates to MFSKQEAQQLKKEFWIAFGKSFPRKWILYDTKIKDFSFKFYADKKKAEVSIDIEMKDEIFRNAYYEKIWSLEDILKDFVGDFFKDEYYTLENGKVISRIWVEKHDVSVFNKNTWQEIFEFFVEKMDGFERFYYEYEDFIKDV, encoded by the coding sequence ATGTTCAGTAAGCAGGAAGCCCAACAGTTAAAAAAAGAATTTTGGATCGCATTTGGAAAATCGTTTCCAAGAAAATGGATTTTATATGACACGAAGATTAAAGATTTCTCGTTCAAATTTTATGCAGATAAAAAGAAAGCAGAAGTTTCTATAGACATAGAAATGAAAGATGAAATTTTCCGAAATGCTTATTATGAGAAAATCTGGTCTTTAGAGGATATACTTAAAGATTTTGTAGGAGATTTTTTTAAAGACGAATACTATACATTAGAAAACGGAAAAGTAATTAGCCGGATTTGGGTAGAAAAACATGATGTTTCTGTTTTCAATAAAAATACATGGCAGGAAATTTTCGAATTTTTCGTTGAAAAAATGGACGGTTTCGAACGGTTTTATTATGAATATGAAGACTTTATAAAAGATGTATAA
- a CDS encoding YceI family protein, giving the protein MKKFGVIALAGLGLLLSSCGDKKAENATTSQEQTVAEKSGDVFAVDAAASKVDWKAFHKGGFAPRWGTLNVSTGELTVAENNLASGEFVIDMKSLKVDPASVTEKDKKYTELEAHLKNADFFDVEKFPTADFKITKVEDLAAGATKAVEGANKTISGNLTLLGKTMNVTFPAKVEIVENSASLKAMFTVNRADWGIKFGTDETDPAEWMISKDIEINVDVKAGKK; this is encoded by the coding sequence ATGAAAAAATTTGGAGTAATTGCTTTAGCAGGATTAGGTTTGCTTTTGTCATCTTGTGGCGATAAAAAAGCAGAAAATGCAACAACATCTCAGGAGCAGACAGTAGCAGAAAAAAGCGGTGATGTTTTTGCAGTAGACGCTGCGGCATCTAAAGTAGACTGGAAAGCCTTCCACAAAGGAGGTTTTGCACCACGTTGGGGAACTCTTAATGTAAGTACAGGAGAGCTTACTGTAGCAGAAAATAATCTGGCTTCCGGTGAATTTGTAATCGATATGAAATCTTTAAAAGTAGATCCTGCATCTGTAACCGAAAAAGACAAAAAATATACAGAGCTTGAAGCTCACCTTAAAAATGCAGATTTCTTTGATGTTGAAAAATTTCCTACTGCAGACTTTAAAATTACCAAAGTTGAAGATTTAGCAGCAGGTGCTACAAAAGCTGTAGAAGGAGCAAACAAAACAATCAGCGGAAATCTTACATTATTAGGTAAAACAATGAATGTAACATTCCCTGCAAAAGTAGAAATTGTAGAAAATTCTGCTTCTCTTAAAGCTATGTTTACTGTAAACCGTGCAGATTGGGGTATTAAATTCGGAACAGATGAAACTGATCCAGCAGAATGGATGATCAGCAAAGATATCGAGATTAACGTTGATGTTAAAGCTGGTAAAAAATAA
- the gldG gene encoding gliding motility-associated ABC transporter substrate-binding protein GldG — MKKINLKSPFGILLIIILPLAIIMMFSGIRLDLTKEKRYTLSESTVKVLESVKKPLTVEVYLEGDFPASFKQLQSETKFMLEEFRKINPKIDYKFIDPIKTKMSQDTLMAMGMQPSILPDVQDGKVTQIRLFPYAVIKYNRKGVSIPLVVEQANINADEQLRKSIENLEYNLVSNIKSVSENKRKKVGILVNQDELGPREFEGFMHLALENYDAGPVVPKNNVELTLADLPLLKKMDALVIAKPRKAFTDGEKVILDQFIMNGGKTLWMIDAVNAEMDTLTRSKKVMPFPVDINMTDFFFNYGLRINPALVKDVKKYALLKLVTGEVGGNAQYTNLPWPYFPLGIAEHDHPITKNINPVKLEFPTSIDTLGGRKFKTHVLFESSERTLLKQVPNYVELKEIASVDSLGQMEKPSTPKIFAVALEGKFSSAYASRIERKSYPGFKATSPENKMIVIADGDVGRNKVIKGQPLPLGVDMLTDEQFGNEQFLRNSLDYLLDDSNIMDLRNRNIEERLLDRHRISEERSKWQYLNLLLPLAIIGLLGGLFFWLRKKKFG, encoded by the coding sequence ATGAAGAAGATCAACTTGAAATCTCCATTCGGAATTTTACTTATCATTATTTTGCCTTTGGCAATAATCATGATGTTTTCCGGAATACGATTAGATTTAACAAAAGAGAAAAGATATACACTTTCAGAAAGTACAGTAAAGGTTTTAGAATCTGTAAAGAAACCTTTAACTGTTGAGGTTTATCTGGAAGGAGATTTTCCGGCAAGTTTTAAGCAGCTTCAGAGCGAGACAAAATTTATGCTGGAAGAATTCAGAAAAATTAATCCTAAAATAGATTATAAGTTTATAGATCCCATCAAAACCAAAATGTCTCAGGATACTTTAATGGCGATGGGAATGCAGCCTTCTATTCTTCCCGATGTTCAGGATGGTAAAGTTACCCAGATTCGTCTTTTTCCGTATGCTGTCATAAAATACAATAGAAAAGGTGTTTCTATACCTTTGGTGGTAGAACAGGCAAATATTAACGCAGACGAACAGCTTAGAAAATCTATAGAAAATTTAGAATACAATCTGGTTTCAAATATAAAATCTGTTTCAGAAAATAAAAGAAAAAAAGTTGGTATTCTCGTAAATCAGGATGAGTTGGGTCCAAGAGAATTCGAAGGATTTATGCATCTTGCCTTAGAAAATTACGATGCAGGTCCTGTTGTTCCAAAAAATAATGTAGAATTAACTTTGGCAGATCTTCCTCTTTTGAAAAAAATGGATGCCTTAGTAATTGCCAAGCCTAGAAAAGCTTTTACAGACGGTGAAAAAGTTATTTTGGATCAGTTTATTATGAACGGTGGAAAAACGCTTTGGATGATCGATGCAGTAAATGCTGAAATGGATACTTTAACAAGATCCAAAAAAGTAATGCCTTTCCCTGTGGATATCAATATGACCGATTTTTTCTTTAATTATGGTTTAAGAATCAATCCGGCTCTGGTAAAAGATGTGAAAAAATATGCACTTTTAAAACTGGTTACCGGTGAAGTAGGAGGAAATGCACAATATACAAATCTTCCGTGGCCGTATTTTCCTTTGGGAATTGCAGAACATGACCATCCGATTACGAAAAATATTAATCCTGTAAAACTGGAATTTCCAACATCAATAGATACTTTGGGTGGAAGAAAGTTTAAAACCCATGTTTTGTTTGAATCCAGTGAAAGAACTTTATTAAAGCAGGTTCCCAACTATGTTGAGCTGAAAGAAATTGCAAGTGTAGACAGCCTTGGGCAAATGGAAAAGCCAAGTACTCCGAAGATTTTTGCGGTTGCTTTGGAAGGGAAATTCAGTTCTGCTTATGCATCAAGAATCGAAAGAAAATCTTATCCGGGATTCAAAGCTACAAGTCCGGAAAATAAAATGATTGTTATTGCAGATGGAGATGTCGGTAGAAATAAAGTGATTAAAGGGCAACCTTTGCCTTTGGGTGTAGATATGTTAACCGACGAGCAGTTTGGTAATGAACAGTTTCTTCGAAATTCATTAGATTATCTTTTGGATGACAGCAATATTATGGATCTCAGAAACCGAAATATTGAGGAACGACTTCTAGACCGACACAGAATAAGCGAAGAACGATCAAAATGGCAATATCTTAATTTGCTTCTGCCATTAGCGATTATTGGTCTTTTGGGAGGATTATTCTTCTGGTTGAGAAAGAAAAAGTTTGGTTAA
- a CDS encoding ABC transporter permease subunit, with product MIAILKKELWSYFGNWSAWVIIAAFSLITTLFLFFFENDSNIFDIGLASLQSYFVLVPWLLMFIIPALSMKTFAEEQQTGTLNWLFSQPIKISDLVFGKFFSVWIVGILCLIPSVIYYYTVFVLGVPEGNIDSGMTLGSYFGLIILIAAFAGVGILASSLSQNQIMAYLLGVFMCFIMYFGIEQLASYKLLGGADYILQNLGFYSHFLAFTRGLIDFRDVAYFVFVIGLSLALSNHFITKKK from the coding sequence ATGATTGCAATTTTAAAAAAAGAACTTTGGAGTTATTTCGGTAACTGGAGCGCATGGGTAATCATTGCAGCTTTCAGTCTGATTACTACACTGTTTTTGTTTTTTTTCGAAAATGATTCTAATATTTTCGATATTGGTCTGGCTTCGTTGCAGAGTTACTTCGTTTTGGTTCCGTGGCTTTTGATGTTCATCATCCCTGCATTATCTATGAAAACTTTTGCGGAAGAACAACAGACGGGAACATTAAACTGGCTTTTTTCTCAACCTATCAAAATTTCCGATTTGGTTTTTGGGAAGTTTTTCTCGGTATGGATCGTCGGAATTTTATGTCTTATTCCATCGGTAATTTATTATTATACGGTATTTGTTCTCGGTGTTCCGGAAGGAAATATCGACAGCGGTATGACTTTAGGAAGTTATTTTGGGCTCATTATTCTTATTGCAGCATTTGCAGGAGTAGGAATTTTAGCATCTTCTCTTTCACAAAACCAGATTATGGCTTATTTGCTTGGAGTTTTTATGTGCTTCATTATGTATTTCGGAATTGAGCAGTTAGCCAGCTACAAACTTTTGGGTGGAGCAGATTATATCTTGCAGAACCTTGGGTTTTACAGTCATTTTTTAGCATTTACACGCGGTTTAATTGATTTCAGAGATGTTGCATATTTCGTTTTTGTCATCGGTTTGAGCTTAGCTTTGTCTAATCATTTTATTACCAAAAAGAAGTAA
- a CDS encoding CopD family protein, whose translation MLYIIIKALHIVFMVSYFAGIFYLVRIFVYYKDTDAFQDEKKKILREQYAFMARRLWNIITVPAGIIMTVCGLTMIFLNFGLMKMPWFHLKLTFLIGLAIYHYWCWKKVKQIVALNGNTLQTPNLKLRQANEVATFILFLVVFTVILKSQVIEYWWQLITGFFVLVFLIMMTVKLVNKGKNKN comes from the coding sequence ATGTTGTATATCATCATCAAAGCATTGCATATTGTTTTTATGGTAAGTTATTTTGCGGGGATTTTTTACCTCGTAAGAATTTTTGTTTACTATAAAGATACAGATGCATTTCAGGACGAAAAAAAGAAAATCCTTAGAGAACAGTATGCTTTTATGGCTCGGAGACTTTGGAATATTATCACCGTTCCTGCAGGGATAATCATGACGGTTTGCGGTCTTACAATGATTTTTCTGAATTTTGGTCTGATGAAAATGCCTTGGTTTCATCTTAAGCTCACTTTTTTGATCGGACTTGCCATTTACCATTACTGGTGCTGGAAAAAAGTAAAACAAATAGTTGCTTTGAACGGAAATACTCTACAGACACCCAACTTAAAACTAAGACAGGCAAATGAAGTTGCTACTTTTATTTTGTTCTTAGTGGTTTTTACGGTAATATTAAAATCTCAGGTAATTGAATATTGGTGGCAATTAATTACAGGATTTTTCGTTTTGGTATTTCTTATTATGATGACTGTAAAATTGGTGAATAAAGGAAAAAATAAAAATTAA
- a CDS encoding toxin-antitoxin system YwqK family antitoxin: MKIHKILSAFMLICLFSCNQKINQYIKIPGKAQQRHGKWVEHYPAIEGEMTASGRYRNGEKIGVWKTIYQNKLYQKDVTRNNVTKTKVHHPNGKIMEKGISKVDISTNERHWYYFGDWKYYDEQGNLKYIKKYDKGKKVDSLSFTK; this comes from the coding sequence ATGAAAATTCATAAAATTTTATCTGCATTTATGCTGATCTGTTTGTTTTCTTGCAATCAAAAAATAAATCAGTACATCAAAATTCCGGGAAAAGCCCAGCAAAGACACGGGAAATGGGTTGAGCATTATCCTGCAATAGAGGGAGAAATGACAGCGTCCGGAAGATATAGAAATGGTGAAAAAATTGGAGTTTGGAAAACAATTTATCAAAACAAACTATACCAAAAAGATGTAACTCGAAATAATGTTACCAAAACAAAAGTGCATCATCCAAACGGAAAAATAATGGAAAAAGGAATCTCTAAAGTAGATATTTCCACAAATGAACGCCACTGGTATTATTTCGGAGACTGGAAGTATTATGATGAGCAAGGAAATCTGAAATACATTAAGAAATACGATAAAGGGAAAAAAGTTGATAGTCTTTCTTTTACAAAATAA
- a CDS encoding arsenate reductase family protein produces the protein MIKVLHNSNCSKSNAVLEYLDENGVQFEIIDIVKDPLTVLELKTILKKLNQPVENMVRKNEKLYLEKYAGKEFSEDEWLEILAENPSLIQRPILIKGSVAMIGRPVENVKFFIEG, from the coding sequence ATGATAAAGGTCTTACACAACAGTAACTGCTCCAAATCCAATGCTGTTTTAGAATATTTGGATGAAAATGGTGTTCAGTTTGAAATTATTGATATTGTGAAAGATCCTTTAACCGTTCTGGAGCTTAAAACAATTCTCAAAAAACTCAATCAGCCAGTAGAAAATATGGTTCGTAAAAATGAAAAGCTTTATCTTGAAAAATATGCAGGTAAAGAATTTTCTGAAGACGAATGGTTAGAAATTTTGGCAGAAAACCCTTCTCTTATCCAAAGACCTATTCTTATTAAAGGTTCTGTGGCAATGATTGGCAGACCGGTAGAAAATGTAAAGTTCTTTATTGAAGGTTAA
- a CDS encoding deoxynucleoside kinase, whose product MHIAVTGNIGAGKTTLTTMLSKHYGWDAQFEDVDHNPYLEDFYADMNKWSFALQIYFLGSRFRQVKEIRESGKNIIQDRTIYEDAHIFAENLNDMKLLSDRDFSNYASLFDLMKTFVSAPDLLIYLKSDVPNLVKKIYKRGREYEASISIEYLSKLNQKYEKWISNYTEGKLLIIEVDDLDFVEKPEDFGFILEKIDAELNGLF is encoded by the coding sequence ATGCACATTGCTGTTACAGGTAACATTGGAGCCGGAAAAACCACACTTACTACCATGCTTTCTAAACATTACGGTTGGGATGCACAGTTCGAAGACGTAGATCATAATCCTTATCTGGAAGATTTTTATGCAGATATGAATAAGTGGAGTTTTGCTTTACAGATTTATTTTTTGGGAAGCAGATTCCGTCAGGTAAAAGAAATTCGCGAGAGCGGAAAAAATATTATTCAGGATCGTACAATTTATGAAGACGCTCATATTTTTGCAGAAAATCTTAATGATATGAAACTTCTTTCAGACAGAGATTTCAGCAATTATGCTTCGCTTTTCGATTTAATGAAAACTTTTGTTTCGGCACCCGATTTGCTTATTTACCTTAAGTCTGATGTTCCTAATCTTGTAAAAAAAATCTATAAAAGAGGAAGAGAGTATGAAGCTTCTATCAGCATAGAATATTTATCTAAACTCAACCAAAAATACGAGAAATGGATTTCTAACTATACCGAAGGCAAACTTCTGATTATTGAAGTAGATGATCTGGACTTTGTAGAAAAACCTGAAGATTTTGGTTTTATTCTCGAGAAAATAGATGCGGAACTCAACGGATTATTTTAA